Genomic window (Nicotiana sylvestris chromosome 7, ASM39365v2, whole genome shotgun sequence):
ATGCCATCTTCAGTCCCCAACTTGTGTGAATTTCCAGATGACAATGCATAAACCATACTCCTGGTAACAAACAACATCATATGTCATTATTTTGCGGAGCCAGAAATTAACTAACACGCGAATTAAAAATGCATTAATTATTCACACCTAGATTAGAACCTACAACATTTCCATACAAATTTTGAGCCACCTTTGATGCTACACTAAAAGATTCTAGTATGTCAAAAGGGTGTTCAAGTATCtatgtatattaaaaatattatttttacgtTATTTTAATGTATAATATAATTTATGACAAATGGTTCTATTGAATCCTCTTCAAACCATATAGCTTTGCCCATGTACATAGCGTCATAATTATTCTATCATGTTCTTTTGTGAATAAATATATACTATAACTTATATAGTATCTATGTGGTTTTACTTTGATTTAGAGACTTATAAGATGAATGATATTAGTAAAATGCTTGAATGCATGCAGAACATCAAATTACCTGGATTGTCTGCTAGAAATCGAATAGCAACCCAACCACCAGAAGGGACACCCACAGTGTTCCTCTCAATAGGATCAACAAGGTTGAAATTTGCTGGATCCTTATTGCGGTCAAAATTCCCAAACCCTTGGCCAACGACAAAGAAGTTAAATCCATGAAGATGAAGAGGGTGACTTTCAGCACCAAGAATACTTGTGTCTTGCATCACTAACTCCACGCTCGTGTTAAATGGCAAAACCATAAGTTTTGTATCCTTCTTAACTGAGGTGTTATTCGGAGGGTTCCCAGTGTAGTTAAACCAATTTAAAGGACTATAAGGAAAATCAGGCTTGTATACACCCTTGGATTGTCCAAAGAAATGAGATTGGAGAAGTGCAGTTGTAGGTTGCACAAATGATACATTGTTAATTGAAGCTGAGAATTTTGTGCCATTAGGTCCTTGGCAATTTTTGTTTTGATCAAGGACTTGTTCCAAGACCTACTGTGAAAAATAATTGTTTATCGACGTTTAGAGGTACATTCGCAGGGAATTGAGGAGTCGCAAGACTTCTTAATCTACTCGTAAAATTGGTGACAAAAGTTGTATTATTGAGAGCTGGTAGTAATGGCTTAAAGAGTGGTAGGTTTTTCAAATGGGGTTTTGATTTTGATTCATACTCTAAAATTCCAGCAACTGTAGAGTTGTCAAATGTGCCAGGGCCTGTCACATATGGCCGAGCAGTCATGTACAATGTCGCATTAGGAAAATGAGGTTTAGTTTTGAGAAGAACATTGTGAGTTTGTCCCGGTGTAATAATAAGTGTATCTGTCTCAAAGGGTTTAACATAAACGCCATCTGCATCGATAACTCGAAGAGTATGATTTGCAATGCTGAAGAAAAGCTCATCATTAAGTGCAGCATTGATCAATCGAAGAAGATATGTCTTTCCAGGTTTCACCTTCAGCTTAAAAGTATCTGTATAAAGCACATTCAAATATATCAATATTCTTTAGCATATATAGTGATCATATGAAAAATCAAACAACCTTAATTATGATGCTGAGATTGTATGAAATTTCATTTAACTGTTACCTTAATTAAAAACAGTATCCAATCGATGACAAATTTTATTTTCCGAAATATAAATTTGACTTTGTGTATATACTCCAAATTATGTTATTCATTTTGGAAAGGATTACAGAATATATTTAACAATAGCATGGTAATGGTACAAAATGAAGTTTACTACCTTTGGCTGAACAATTGTACAAAGGGCCAGGAAGTCCATTGATAGTATAGGCATCAGAAACATTAGGACCTCCACCTGTTTGCAAAGCTTGGGAAATTATGGCCTCAGTATCTGTATTGAACCATTCTCCTGTGACATATTGTATTCATCAGTTCATCATTAGTATTTTAATAACTTCCTATATTCAAATTAATTAATGATCGCTTATTACCAAAGATGATGGGAACTTCTTTGTAGGGTTTGGCAAATGGATAAGGAGTATTTTTCTTAGGAAGAATGATTATAGGACCATAAACAGTTGATCTCAACCATGAAATATGTGCATGCCACCAAAATGTTCCTCTTTGGCCAATTATAGTGAAGTTATAGACATAACTCTGGCCAGTTTGAATGGGACATTGTGTTATATATGCTGGTCCATCTGCCCATCCACTACGAAGCTGTCTAATTCCATGCCTATTGTAGGAGCAAATATATAGTTAAGCTTTGGAGTAAAGTTAATTTGTAAGAAGAAGACACCCTTAATCGTGAAATATTAATTGGTTGTTCAACCCTATGaattaaatcatgaaaataatAGAATTCTTATGATTACCAATGGATGGAGATGTTGTTCTGAACATGATTGACCACCTCAATTTCAAGACGATCACCTTCCCTTGCCACAACTTTAGGTCCAGGGAATTGTCCATTCACTGTAACCATACTCTTCGTGTGGCATAGTCTTGTCACATTTTGCATTTTGATCTGAAATTTACCcaaaagacaataaaattatggcCATGGTAATGTTAGTCATGCTAACTCTAAACACAAAACGATATAGAGCTAAGCTTAGTATACTATCTGATCGCCTAAAAGAAATTTATATATGATTAATTATCTATAATAAGAGAGATTGGTAACCTAGATAATTCTAATTCTAGACATAAAATGATTACATAGTTGTAAAAGAATTTTAATACCATCAGGTCAATTAAaagatttttgttttaaaatattacTAATTAAGGCTGGTAACCAGCCGTAACATGTTAAAATGCACCGGTAACATAAAAGTTTATAATGTCAATGTATATAAATTAAAATCCAATGATATAGAAGAGGGAactgtgtaataattaatatacATACTTCAAATTTATATTGTCTTGTTGTAGCTGAAACGCTATGGAGGAGACATGATGCAATGAGAGAGACAAAAAATATTCCAATAGCACCCATTTTTGCACAGAAAATGATCactttgctttttcttttttgtaaagTTCTTGCTGCTGTTGTTCTGGAATTGCATGGAAGTCATATGTATATATAGATTGTCATATGATGTTTGGTTGATttggtgaaataaaatataaagagatAATATTGTTGAAGAGAAAAGTGAAATAGATTGATTCTAAGCTATCTTTGGTTAGACCAAGTGTAGTTGTAGAACAAACTTTGGAGTGGTGTCAAAGAATACAAGatgtgtatagtatatttgacatgcagaatttcattttctatagatTTTTCCTAAGATTAATTAAAGCTTCATAGACAGCTAGCtaactataggcatgattttgaCACTCTTCCATACACAGATGATAGCCTGAGGAAAAAGTTTTTATCATGCATTACAAGCATTGTCATTATCAAAATATTTCTTCGTTCGAGTCAGATGCGGATTTAGGACTTTTATAACGTGAGTATACCgttaaaaaaaggagaaaaaatagtATTAAGTGAAATCGATCCCTATTCCTTTAGATAAAGTGAAATAGGGGCCATCAAATAATATTATAAATTTCATAATCTGGGCTATAATTCCGCCCCTTGTTGGAGTTTGAAGAAGCAAAGTTAATTTAATATATGAAAAATCTTTGAGGCCAATGGGAATTCGAATATTTTTATGTATGATCTTTTGATATATCGGGGAAAATGATTTATCAATTTGCTAGCGACACATTTATTTCTTTTACATCTTGTTTAgatggttgttacccattgtatcgtatcgtattgttactttaaatacaatatttgttttgattgttatttaaattttattgtatcgtattgttaaatcCATCGTTACATAATgacgaaatgtgccactttatgtaacaaccgatttggtgtggtcgcgtcgttaccttgtctttttctctcaatctcaccctttattattattaaattattttattttatcatttaccctacttttttatatagtaattttaccttgtatcataatttttctttataatattgcaagtttattcttcatattgttggtgtgtgatatcatgaaacgatggcaaacgatataatctatccaaatattatatttatcaaacaatacaatacgatacgatacatgaaacgatgcgtaacaaccatccaaacaagctgttaagcAAAACTTCTTCGACAACAGTTGCCAATTTATGAACTTTAGATATTCTAGTCATGTTAGAAGGAAAGAAAATGTCTTCTAGAAAATAAGTCATCATCTGCCAATCaaaaatcaatttatttttttaattataagaaGAAAAACGACTTTCTTCACCAACGATGTTCATTTAAAATAATTTCTAAATTTTAGAGAGAGGTATTGAACAGTGTGACAAAGTTTCTTGCAAAAAGTTTTTCACCCAATAGAAAGATGGGTTAGTTACACTAAAAATTCCTATAATATGATTCAATTTCGAATACTATGGAATACCTACACATATACTCTCAACGAGGAATATCTTAACTAAGTATATTAAAAGATAAATTAGAATTATAAATAAAAAGTTGttcatatttttattttagtttgtttatttatttttccacTTCAAAATTATCTTATatttacttttaatttgtttcatTATATAGGAGGTTTACATATTTTTagaaagataagagaaaaaatattatatttaagagttttgaaagaattttttttaaaaaaattcataaaattTCGAGTTATCTCACTAAGTTTGTTTTTTTGTTTCCTATTTGAGAGTTTCAAACAATACATACTTTACAAACGTTTATTCTCTTCTTTAATCAAAGATGCGAGTAAAGAGTTTTAACAAAAATATTTACACTCTTTcttagcaacaacaacaacaacaacatacccagtgttATCCCATACTGtgggggtctggagagggtagtgtgtatgcagaccgtacccctaccttgtgaggataaagaggttgtttccaatagacccctGACTCAGGAAaacataagcaccacattaataaaaatatagacaagaagggacagtaccaaaaagccatataaaagcatAATAAAACAATAAGATATATAGTAAGGTGATCAACAGTGAAAGAAAAACAACAGATAGTCATAAAAATCTACAG
Coding sequences:
- the LOC104231613 gene encoding LOW QUALITY PROTEIN: laccase-17-like (The sequence of the model RefSeq protein was modified relative to this genomic sequence to represent the inferred CDS: inserted 2 bases in 1 codon), translated to MQNVTRLCHTKSMVTVNGQFPGPKVVAREGDRLEIEVVNHVQNNISIHWHGIRQLRSGWADGPAYITQCPIQTGQSYVYNFTIIGQRGTFWWHAHISWLRSTVYGPIIILPKKNTPYPFAKPYKEVPIIFGEWFNTDTEAIISQALQTGGGPNVSDAYTINGLPGPLYNCSAKDTFKLKVKPGKTYLLRLINAALNDELFFSIANHTLRVIDADGVYVKPFETDTLIITPGQTHNVLLKTKPHFPNATLYMTARPYVTGPGTFDNSTVAGILEYESKSKPHLKNLPLFKPLLPALNNTTFVTNFTSRLRSLATPQFPANVPLNVDKQLFFTVGLGTSPXDQNKNCQGPNGTKFSASINNVSFVQPTTALLQSHFFGQSKGVYKPDFPYSPLNWFNYTGNPPNNTSVKKDTKLMVLPFNTSVELVMQDTSILGAESHPLHLHGFNFFVVGQGFGNFDRNKDPANFNLVDPIERNTVGVPSGGWVAIRFLADNPGVWFMHCHLEIHTSWGLKMAWLVLDGKLPNQKLPPPPMDLPKC